A single Lentimicrobiaceae bacterium DNA region contains:
- a CDS encoding FGGY family carbohydrate kinase produces MSLLGIDIGSSSCKGVIFSISGIELASESQSYSTVNIGPSMVEIDAMVFRDAAFKVIRLLSERVKNDPVEALAISSHGETTIPVDKNGNTTGPAIMNSDNRAAGEAEWWDKTFGKKRIYKITGVPLHAMFSLNKIMWIRKNKPEIYAKTDKFLSVGDYILTQLDLLPYTDYSLASRTMAFDIHNHCWSEKILTHCDIPKEKFGILAASGTLVGRLSKEIASQLGLMEGTVVALGGHDQPCGALGAGVIASGDTSDSAGTYECLVAVSDKPYNTDQAYKYNLNSYCHVVPNKYVTLAFFPAGFIINWFINQFCENDKMNAEKENNNVFDLLNKTIESITEPTGILVTPHLVGSCNPHWDANATGSIIGLTSSSDKYHLYKAIFEGLACELAENISALEEITGKIKNVRIFGGNTRSEFTLKLRADIANKSFQLLSHPEAVCQGAAMLAGIAAGIYKNAEDAVKQTLQLKSTISPDKEMHLKYKKQLDKYKLIYSLLAKIRKI; encoded by the coding sequence ATGAGCCTATTGGGAATAGATATTGGATCAAGTAGCTGCAAAGGCGTCATATTCAGCATTTCGGGAATTGAATTGGCAAGTGAAAGCCAATCCTACTCCACCGTAAACATTGGCCCATCAATGGTTGAGATAGATGCAATGGTATTCAGGGATGCAGCATTCAAGGTCATTCGTTTGCTGAGCGAACGGGTAAAGAATGATCCTGTTGAAGCCCTCGCCATCAGTTCTCATGGCGAAACAACCATACCCGTCGACAAAAATGGGAACACCACAGGCCCGGCGATAATGAATTCCGATAATCGTGCCGCGGGAGAAGCCGAATGGTGGGATAAAACATTTGGAAAAAAACGAATCTATAAAATCACCGGTGTTCCATTGCACGCCATGTTCTCCTTAAACAAGATCATGTGGATCAGAAAAAACAAACCAGAGATTTATGCAAAGACAGATAAATTCCTGAGTGTGGGCGATTACATTTTGACACAACTGGATTTGCTTCCATACACAGATTACTCGCTTGCTTCGAGAACTATGGCTTTTGATATCCACAACCATTGCTGGTCGGAAAAAATCCTGACACATTGCGACATTCCAAAAGAAAAATTCGGAATCCTTGCTGCATCCGGCACCCTTGTAGGCAGACTATCCAAAGAAATAGCATCACAGCTCGGATTAATGGAAGGAACAGTTGTAGCTTTGGGAGGACACGATCAGCCCTGTGGTGCATTGGGGGCTGGAGTGATTGCATCGGGTGACACTTCCGATTCCGCTGGCACTTACGAATGTCTTGTTGCTGTTTCAGACAAACCATACAATACGGATCAGGCTTATAAATATAATCTTAATTCATATTGTCATGTCGTTCCCAATAAGTATGTTACGCTGGCTTTTTTCCCGGCAGGCTTTATCATCAATTGGTTCATCAATCAGTTTTGCGAAAATGATAAAATGAATGCTGAAAAAGAGAACAATAACGTTTTTGACTTATTAAATAAGACAATTGAATCAATCACTGAGCCTACCGGGATTCTTGTGACTCCTCATTTAGTAGGATCCTGCAACCCGCACTGGGATGCTAATGCAACAGGGTCTATTATTGGATTGACTTCTTCATCGGATAAATATCATCTATACAAAGCAATCTTTGAAGGCCTTGCATGCGAGCTTGCAGAGAACATTTCGGCGTTGGAAGAAATAACAGGTAAAATTAAAAATGTTAGAATTTTTGGCGGAAATACCCGATCTGAATTTACACTAAAACTTCGTGCTGATATTGCAAACAAATCCTTTCAACTGCTTAGTCATCCCGAAGCTGTCTGTCAGGGAGCGGCAATGCTTGCAGGTATTGCAGCCGGTATTTACAAAAATGCTGAAGATGCCGTCAAACAAACCCTGCAATTAAAAAGCACCATTTCTCCCGATAAGGAAATGCATTTGAAATATAAAAAGCAATTAGATAAATACAAACTGATTTATTCATTATTGGCGAAAATAAGAAAAATATGA